A single window of Desulfovibrio sp. G11 DNA harbors:
- a CDS encoding CTP synthase → MKTKFIFVTGGVLSSLGKGLAAASLGALLQTRGLSVTIQKLDPYINVDPGTMNPFQHGEVFVTDDGAETDLDLGHYERYLNVPMSRKNNTTSGAIYNQVIAKERHGDYLGATVQVIPHITDEIKSVVLSLAEGEDAPDVAIIEIGGTVGDIEGLPFLEAIRQLRSELGRDNCLNIHLTLVPYLRSAGEHKTKPTQHSVKELLSIGIQPDIILCRCEQSIPEELRRKIALFCNVDQDAVFSSVDVNNIYEVPLKFYAEGFDQKVAIMLRLPARNAQLDAWEKLVSDSDNPHGKVTVAIVGKYVDLKEAYKSLHEALIHGGVANRVQVDLRYVNSENVDDSNAAEHFKGCDGILVPGGFGYRGVEGKIAAIRYARENKVPFFGICLGMQCAVIEFARHMADMADANSEEFDHRSKHKVIYLMTEWYDFRTRNVEKRDAGSDKGGTMRLGSYPCKVMPESRAFEAYKTDMVEERHRHRYEFNNEFKEALAEKGMIFSGTSPDGSLMEIIELPEHPWFLGCQFHPEFKSRPMNAHPLFREFIGAAKKHAKV, encoded by the coding sequence ATGAAAACTAAATTTATCTTTGTGACGGGCGGAGTACTGTCATCCTTGGGCAAGGGCCTGGCGGCCGCCTCGCTGGGCGCGCTGCTGCAAACCCGTGGCCTTTCGGTAACAATACAGAAACTCGACCCCTATATTAACGTTGACCCCGGCACTATGAATCCTTTCCAGCATGGTGAGGTTTTCGTCACTGATGACGGGGCTGAAACCGATCTGGACCTGGGCCATTACGAGCGCTATCTCAATGTGCCCATGTCGCGGAAAAACAATACCACGTCAGGGGCCATCTATAACCAGGTTATCGCCAAGGAACGTCACGGTGACTACCTGGGAGCCACGGTACAGGTCATCCCCCATATTACGGATGAAATCAAAAGCGTGGTTCTCTCCCTGGCCGAAGGCGAAGACGCCCCGGACGTCGCCATCATTGAAATAGGCGGCACCGTGGGCGATATTGAAGGCCTGCCCTTTCTTGAGGCCATACGCCAGCTGCGCTCCGAACTTGGGCGCGACAACTGCCTGAACATCCATCTTACCCTGGTTCCCTACCTGCGCAGCGCCGGCGAGCACAAGACCAAGCCCACCCAGCACAGCGTAAAGGAACTGCTCTCCATCGGCATTCAGCCCGATATCATCCTCTGCCGCTGTGAACAGAGCATTCCTGAAGAACTGCGCCGCAAGATCGCCCTGTTCTGCAATGTGGATCAGGATGCCGTGTTCTCTTCGGTAGACGTGAACAATATCTATGAAGTGCCGCTCAAGTTTTATGCGGAAGGCTTTGATCAGAAAGTGGCCATCATGCTGCGCCTGCCCGCACGCAATGCCCAGCTTGATGCGTGGGAAAAACTCGTCAGCGACAGCGACAATCCTCACGGCAAGGTCACGGTCGCCATCGTGGGCAAGTATGTAGACCTGAAAGAGGCCTACAAAAGCCTGCACGAAGCCCTCATCCACGGCGGCGTGGCCAACCGGGTTCAGGTGGACCTGCGCTACGTCAACTCTGAGAATGTGGACGACAGCAACGCTGCCGAACACTTCAAAGGCTGTGACGGCATTCTGGTGCCCGGCGGTTTCGGCTATCGCGGCGTGGAAGGCAAGATCGCGGCCATCCGCTACGCCCGTGAAAACAAGGTACCGTTCTTCGGCATCTGCCTCGGCATGCAGTGCGCAGTTATCGAATTTGCCCGCCACATGGCGGACATGGCCGATGCCAACTCCGAAGAGTTTGACCACCGCTCCAAGCACAAGGTCATCTATCTCATGACTGAATGGTATGACTTCCGCACCAGAAACGTCGAAAAACGCGATGCCGGCAGCGACAAGGGCGGCACCATGCGCCTTGGCTCCTATCCCTGCAAGGTCATGCCCGAATCGCGCGCCTTTGAAGCGTACAAGACCGACATGGTTGAAGAACGCCATCGCCACCGCTACGAATTCAACAATGAATTCAAGGAAGCCCTGGCGGAAAAAGGCATGATATTCAGCGGCACTTCGCCCGATGGCTCCCTGATGGAGATCATCGAACTGCCGGAACATCCCTGGTTCCTGGGCTGCCAGTTCCACCCCGAGTTCAAGTCCCGCCCCATGAATGCCCATCCGCTGTTCCGGGAATTCATCGGCGCGGCTAAAAAGCACGCCAAGGTCTGA
- a CDS encoding phosphoribosylformylglycinamidine synthase subunit PurQ, with the protein MGTVNTLVITGYGTNSHLETAHAARLAGADRADVVHFSDIVAAKVRLADYHFLVFPGGFLDGDDLGAAQAAVMRWRYLKDAQGVPLLQSLRDFLDEGKLILGICNGFQLLAKLGLLPALGGVRFERQVSLGHNDSARYEDRWVHLLPNAKSPCVFTKGMPMLCMPVRHGEGKLVPRDEDCLRRLQEENLIALQYADPETGQPTQEYPLNPNGSALAIAGLTDPTGRVLGLMPHPEAFHHVTNHPAWTRGELDPPGTLLFVNAVRYLRGQ; encoded by the coding sequence ATGGGCACGGTCAATACACTGGTCATCACCGGTTACGGAACAAATTCTCATCTGGAAACGGCCCATGCGGCCCGTCTTGCTGGTGCAGACAGGGCTGATGTGGTCCATTTTTCAGACATCGTAGCGGCCAAGGTGCGTCTGGCTGACTACCATTTTCTGGTTTTCCCCGGCGGCTTTCTGGATGGTGATGATTTGGGGGCGGCTCAGGCCGCAGTAATGCGCTGGCGCTATCTGAAAGATGCGCAGGGCGTTCCCCTGCTACAGAGTTTGCGCGACTTTCTGGATGAGGGCAAGCTCATTCTCGGAATTTGTAACGGTTTTCAGCTTTTGGCCAAACTGGGCCTGTTACCCGCGCTTGGCGGCGTGCGCTTTGAGCGCCAGGTTTCGCTGGGGCATAACGATTCTGCCCGTTATGAAGACCGGTGGGTTCATCTTTTGCCCAATGCAAAAAGCCCCTGTGTCTTCACAAAAGGCATGCCCATGCTGTGCATGCCTGTGCGCCACGGTGAGGGCAAGCTTGTGCCCCGCGATGAAGACTGCCTGCGCCGTTTGCAGGAAGAAAACCTCATCGCCCTGCAATACGCTGACCCCGAAACGGGGCAGCCTACGCAGGAGTATCCGCTCAATCCCAACGGTTCGGCCTTGGCCATTGCCGGCCTGACCGATCCCACGGGCCGGGTGCTCGGCCTTATGCCGCATCCGGAAGCCTTCCATCATGTGACCAACCATCCTGCCTGGACGCGCGGTGAGCTGGACCCGCCAGGAACGCTTCTGTTTGTCAATGCCGTGCGCTATCTGCGCGGGCAGTAA